Proteins encoded together in one Drosophila albomicans strain 15112-1751.03 chromosome 2R, ASM965048v2, whole genome shotgun sequence window:
- the LOC117575186 gene encoding uncharacterized protein LOC117575186 isoform X1 translates to MRIFGKMTRFLQISRCLRYHAPICRPHRLLHGSCKQWKKICSNCASWQPPLLMEIRPHLPMRIHVQLFTTRTTNVFTFNNASDMLRKRICFTGTQNEEAASQIVPVGVIVPDKGESNMKIVIVPLDLVNQDSDSLKNTLTVINELRKHANEIDLFTNTIIEDYRKDQLNNQTSDINNNSNIVEEKAPVMEELEQIAKADDIHLWDTYTTKEVDVVASSAPEISAPELELQAAVASLATDLAASTQADVAPMTPSPFTPSLPNAPPTLPINPNTVPITTPQTQPGAMPLADPIETQISAQPQNEDVPPEAEIQQITIDVPQQLGEHLADMAIASMQLSFEMNMTNVRDAILYGDELIMKDGPKLDNEPMVFLETNVKVDPANEPQFTVPLHFNALIKGTVDIDADRLNPEQLTQENLPNYNDAVTSIAANICSTALQQGFASELTSKPTAQANHDPHKSHAQARMALKRHQAQKHMKMDHKRPKVEYNSPKAALPNTLPQESLAAAVPMPLSPSLKDGCKHPIIKKKKKCPKPCKLPDPCKEDKCNRPQKHRKSKSEDKVEITASSGKKGGKDPCAKGSGGKGKDAKSGKDGKGGKDGKKDPCAKFKKGKDGKSGKDGKKDPCAKGGKDAKSAKKGEKGKDGKDKKDPCAKFKKGKDGKDAKSKKGGKDGKDKKDPCAKFKKGKDGKDAKSKKGGKDGKDKKDPCAKFKKGKGGKDAKSKKGGKDGKDKKDPCAKFKKGKDGKDAKSKKGGKGGKDGKDKKDPCAKFKKGKDGKDAKSKKGGKDGKDKKDPCAKFKKGKGGKDAKSKKGGKDGKDKKDPCAKFKKGKGGKDAKSKKGGKDGKDKKDPCAKFKKGKGGKDAKSKKGGKDGKDKKDPCAKFKKGKGGKDAKSKKGGKDGKGKKDPCKKKFSTCTSPLSQLNQSKSLWHPKRRLSTSRRTQSLKPARFTVYSTLVRRHYAGLQMSAWLPRTQFSRTYGKKDEGQKSKCAALQSKQPKRKHKKARTGLRTDCYGQHSDECPKKFVAKCSTVKFPKKKCENPKSKSKPPMAKMQKPKKKLPNVCKHANPRQERNKLLKSGLCSLNQMRMQSYSLLSIKRFVSQAATENCMPQEEEASSGSVEVVKIPVSYHIRKEHKERPNLKKYDVLIRTASIALTGSDIHVYENANRDIEGITLGHDATGFVEEIGSCVQNLHVGDRVVMEAALSCGICDYCKNGQYNICTDLVYNGFMASHQSHPADLCHRLPNSISMEEGTLTQTLAMGCQACFKANITPTSNVLIIGSTPTGVSTAMCAAAIGAKRVIVAGTMASALQTINRVFGFATIHFEPNALFGEVLETIYKNFDGWPNCAINCAVAPMTMNLAVMALQPCGVCVLSECECECASFNALDVLMKNIRIIPSFRSANMYPTALTLMKSGRAPMHKFIAKTFTWSELDEAFKSALHESNIGPRKIIVNSTEGINIGDLLKKKLNANVADNTKVACDK, encoded by the exons ATGAGGATATTTGGTAAAATGACCCGCTTTCTTCAG ATTTCTCGATGTTTACGTTATCACGCCCCAATCTGCCGACCGCATCGCTTGCTCCATGGCAGTTGTAAGCAATGGAAAAAGATCTGCTCAAACTGCGCCAGCTGGCAGCCGCCATTACTGATGGAGATTCGCCCACATCTACCAATGCGCATCCATGTGCAACTCTTCACCACAAGGACTACGAACGTGTTCACCTTTAACAACGCATCTGACATGCTGCGCAAGCGAATCTGCTTCACTGGAACACAAAATGAAGAAGCAGCCTCCCAAATTGTACCGGTTGGCGTTATTGTGCCAGATAAAGGCGAAAGCAATATGAAAATCGTTATAGTGCCGCTGGACTTAGTGAATCAGGATAGCGACAGCTTAAAGAACACGCTGACTGTCATCAATGAGCTGCGTAAACATGCCAATGAGATAGACTTATTTACTAACACCATAATCGAAGACTATCGCAAGGATCAGTTGAATAACCAGACTTCCGACattaacaataacagcaatatAGTTGAAGAAAAGGCACCTGTTATGGAGGAACTAGAACAGATTGCTAAAGCGGATGACATTCATCTATGGGACACATACACTACCAAGGAAGTGGATGTCGTGGCCTCCTCTGCACCCGAGATAAGCGCACCCGAACTGGAATTACAGGCCGCAGTAGCATCGCTGGCCACCGATTTAGCTGCCTCTACCCAAGCAGATGTGGCGCCCATGACTCCCTCGCCATTCACACCAAGCTTGCCAAACGCACCGCCGACGCTTCCAATTAATCCGAACACAGTGCCCATCACAACGCCACAGACGCAACCCGGTGCCATGCCCTTGGCTGATCCAATTGAAACACAAATTTCAGCCCAACCGCAAAACGAGGACGTTCCACCAGAGGCTGAGATTCAGCAGATAACCATAGATGTTCCGCAACAGCTGGGCGAACATTTGGCTGATATGGCCATTGCGTCGATGCAGCTGTCATTCGAGATGAATATGACGAATGTGCGGGATGCAATCCTCTATGGCGATGAATTAATCATGAAGGACGGTCCAAAGTTGGACAACGAGCCGATGGTTTTCTTGGAAACCAATGTCAAGGTGGATCCTGCGAATGAACCACAATTTACAGTTCCCCTTCACTTTAATGCCTTGATTAAGGGTACCGTCGATATCGATGCCGATCGCCTCAATCCCGAACAATTGACACAAGAGAACCTACCTAATTACAACGACGCAGTTACCTCGATAGCTGCCAACATTTGCAGCACTGCCTTACAACAAGGCTTTGCCTCCGAGCTGACTTCAAAGCCCACTGCCCAAGCTAATCATGATCCTCACAAATCACACGCTCAGGCCCGCATGGCATTGAAGCGTCATCAGGCCCAGAAGCACATGAAAATGGATCACAAACGTCCGAAAGTCGAGTACAACAGTCCTAAAGCAGCTTTGCCCAACACTCTTCCCCAGGAAAGCTTAGCGGCAGCTGTACCAATGCCATTAAGTCCATCTCTAAAAGACGGATGCAAGCACCcgattattaaaaaaaagaagaagtgCCCCAAGCCATGCAAACTACCAGACCCCTGTAAAGAAGACAAGTGTAATCGTCCGCAAAAGCACCGAAAATCAAAGAGTGAAGATAAGGTTGAAATAACGGCTAGTTCTGGTAAGAAGGGTGGTAAGGATCCCTGTGCCAAGGGTAGCGGCGGTAAGGGAAAGGATGCCAAAAGCGGCAAGGATGGCAAGGGTGGTAAGGACGGCAAGAAGGATCCTTGCGCCAAGTTTAAAAAGGGAAAGGATGGGAAGAGTGGAAAAGATGGTAAAAAAGATCCCTGCGCCAAGGGCGGCAAGGACGCTAAAAGTGCCAAGAAAggagaaaaaggaaaagatgGCAAGGACAAAAAGGATCCTTGTGCCAAGTTTAAGAAAGGAAAAGATGGTAAGGACGCAAAGAGTAAAAAGGGAGGAAAAGACGGTAAGGACAAGAAGGATCCCTGCGCAAAGTTCAAGAAAGGAAAAGATGGTAAGGACGCAAAGAGTAAAAAGGGAGGAAAAGACGGTAAGGACAAGAAAGATCCCTGTGCCAAGTTCAAGAAAGGAAAGGGCGGTAAGGACGCAAAGAGTAAAAAGGGAGGAAAAGACGGGAAGGACAAGAAAGATCCCTGTGCCAAGTTCAAGAAAGGAAAAGATGGTAAGGACGCAAAGAGTAAAAAGGGAGGAAAGGGTGGAAAAGACGGCAAGGATAAGAAAGACCCTTGTGCCAAGTTCAAGAAAGGAAAAGATGGTAAGGACGCAAAGAGTAAAAAGGGAGGCAAAGACGGCAAGGATAAAAAGGATCCTTGTGCCAAGTTCAAGAAAGGAAAGGGCGGTAAGGACGCAAAGAGTAAAAAGGGAGGAAAAGACGGGAAGGACAAGAAAGATCCCTGTGCCAAGTTCAAGAAAGGAAAGGGCGGTAAGGACGCAAAGAGTAAAAAGGGAGGAAAAGACGGGAAGGACAAGAAAGATCCCTGTGCCAAGTTCAAGAAAGGAAAGGGCGGTAAGGACGCAAAGAGTAAAAAGGGAGGAAAAGACGGGAAGGACAAGAAAGATCCCTGTGCCAAGTTCAAGAAAGGAAAGGGCGGTAAGGACGCAAAGAGTAAAAAGGGAGGTAAAGacggaaaaggaaaaaaggaTCCCTGCAAGAAAAAGTTTTCCACTTGCACAAGTCCTTTATCACAGTTGAATCAGTCGAAGTCCTTGTGGCATCCGAAACGCAGATTATCCACATCTCGCCGAACCCAAAGCTTAAAGCCTGCACGTTTCACTGTGTACTCGACTCTTGTGCGCCGTCATTATGCAGGCTTGCAGATGAGTGCGTGGTTGCCTCGTACTCAATTTAGTCGGACATATGGAAAAAAAGATGAGggtcaaaaatcaaaatgtgcTGCTCTTCAAAGCAAACAACCAAAACGTAAGCATAAAAAGGCACGGACTGGTCTTCGGACAGATTGTTATGGACAGCATTCAGATGAGTGTCCAAAAAAGTTTGTAGCGAAATGCTCTACCGTGAAATTCCCCAAAAAGAAATGTGAAAATCCAAAGAGTAAATCCAAACCTCCAATGGCCAAAATGCAGAAGCCCAAGAAGAAACTTCCTAACGTATGTAAGCATGCAAATCCTCGTCAAG AAAGAAATAAGCTCTTAAAATCGGGCTTATGTAGTTTAAACCAGATGCGTATGCAAAGTTATTCGTTACTTAGCATAAAACGGTTTGTCTCTCAAGCGGCCACAGAAAATTGCATGCcccaagaagaagaagcttcCTCCGGATCTGTTGAGGTCGTCAAAATTCCAGTGTCGTACCACATACGCAAAGAGCACAAAGAGCGTCCGAATCTCAAAAAATATG ATGTTCTAATCCGTACCGCCTCGATTGCTTTAACCGGCTCAGATATTCATGTCTATGAGAACGCGAACCGTGATATAGAAGGCATAACATTGGGACACGATGCCACTGGTTTTGTAGAAGAAATCGGTAGTTGTGTGCAAAATCTGCATGTAGGCGATCGTGTAGTCATGGAGGCGGCGCTGTCATGCGGTATTTGTGATTATTGCAAGAATGGTCAATACAACATTTGCACGGATTTGGTTTACAATGGCTTTATGGCCAGTCATCAATCGCATCCCGCCGATCTGTGCCACCGCTTACCAAACTCCATTAGCATGGAGGAGGGCACACTCACCCAAACGCTGGCCATGGGGTGTCAGGCGTGCTTCAAGGCAAACATAACACCCACCAGCAATGTACTGATCATTGGCTCAACTCCCACTGGGGTGTCGACAGCAATGTGTGCTGCCGCAATTGGTGCTAAGAGGGTGATAGTTGCTGGGACAATGGCCTCTGCGCTACAAACAATTAATCGGGTATTTGGCTTCGCTACGATACACTTCGAGCCGAACGCTTTGTTTGGCGAGGTTCTCGagacaatatacaaaaatttcgACGGTTGGCCGAACTGTGCCATTAACTGCGCCGTGGCTCCTATGACTATGAATCTGGCTGTAATGGCGTTGCAGCCATGCGGCGTGTGTGTGCTCTctgaatgtgagtgtgagtgtgccaGTTTCAATGCTCTTGATGTTCTCATGAAAAACATACGAATTATTCCAAGCTTTCGATCCGCCAACAT GTATCCAACGGCATTAACGCTTATGAAATCGGGACGCGCGCCGATGCACAAATTCATTGCCAAAACATTTACATGGAGCGAACTCGATGAGGCCTTCAAATCGGCACTGCACGAGTCCAATATTGGTCCCCGCAAAATTATCGTTAACAGCACGGAGGGAATTAACATTGGGgacttgttaaaaaaaaagttaaatgcGAATGTAGCTGATAATACTAAAGTGGCCTGTGataaataa
- the LOC117575186 gene encoding uncharacterized protein LOC117575186 isoform X2 encodes MRIFGKMTRFLQISRCLRYHAPICRPHRLLHGSCKQWKKICSNCASWQPPLLMEIRPHLPMRIHVQLFTTRTTNVFTFNNASDMLRKRICFTGTQNEEAASQIVPVGVIVPDKGESNMKIVIVPLDLVNQDSDSLKNTLTVINELRKHANEIDLFTNTIIEDYRKDQLNNQTSDINNNSNIVEEKAPVMEELEQIAKADDIHLWDTYTTKEVDVVASSAPEISAPELELQAAVASLATDLAASTQADVAPMTPSPFTPSLPNAPPTLPINPNTVPITTPQTQPGAMPLADPIETQISAQPQNEDVPPEAEIQQITIDVPQQLGEHLADMAIASMQLSFEMNMTNVRDAILYGDELIMKDGPKLDNEPMVFLETNVKVDPANEPQFTVPLHFNALIKGTVDIDADRLNPEQLTQENLPNYNDAVTSIAANICSTALQQGFASELTSKPTAQANHDPHKSHAQARMALKRHQAQKHMKMDHKRPKVEYNSPKAALPNTLPQESLAAAVPMPLSPSLKDGCKHPIIKKKKKCPKPCKLPDPCKEDKCNRPQKHRKSKSEDKVEITASSGKKGGKDPCAKGSGGKGKDAKSGKDGKGGKDGKKDPCAKFKKGKDGKSGKDGKKDPCAKGGKDAKSAKKGEKGKDGKDKKDPCAKFKKGKDGKDAKSKKGGKDGKDKKDPCAKFKKGKDGKDAKSKKGGKDGKDKKDPCAKFKKGKGGKDAKSKKGGKDGKDKKDPCAKFKKGKDGKDAKSKKGGKDGKDKKDPCAKFKKGKGGKDAKSKKGGKDGKDKKDPCAKFKKGKGGKDAKSKKGGKDGKDKKDPCAKFKKGKGGKDAKSKKGGKDGKGKKDPCKKKFSTCTSPLSQLNQSKSLWHPKRRLSTSRRTQSLKPARFTVYSTLVRRHYAGLQMSAWLPRTQFSRTYGKKDEGQKSKCAALQSKQPKRKHKKARTGLRTDCYGQHSDECPKKFVAKCSTVKFPKKKCENPKSKSKPPMAKMQKPKKKLPNVCKHANPRQERNKLLKSGLCSLNQMRMQSYSLLSIKRFVSQAATENCMPQEEEASSGSVEVVKIPVSYHIRKEHKERPNLKKYDVLIRTASIALTGSDIHVYENANRDIEGITLGHDATGFVEEIGSCVQNLHVGDRVVMEAALSCGICDYCKNGQYNICTDLVYNGFMASHQSHPADLCHRLPNSISMEEGTLTQTLAMGCQACFKANITPTSNVLIIGSTPTGVSTAMCAAAIGAKRVIVAGTMASALQTINRVFGFATIHFEPNALFGEVLETIYKNFDGWPNCAINCAVAPMTMNLAVMALQPCGVCVLSECECECASFNALDVLMKNIRIIPSFRSANMYPTALTLMKSGRAPMHKFIAKTFTWSELDEAFKSALHESNIGPRKIIVNSTEGINIGDLLKKKLNANVADNTKVACDK; translated from the exons ATGAGGATATTTGGTAAAATGACCCGCTTTCTTCAG ATTTCTCGATGTTTACGTTATCACGCCCCAATCTGCCGACCGCATCGCTTGCTCCATGGCAGTTGTAAGCAATGGAAAAAGATCTGCTCAAACTGCGCCAGCTGGCAGCCGCCATTACTGATGGAGATTCGCCCACATCTACCAATGCGCATCCATGTGCAACTCTTCACCACAAGGACTACGAACGTGTTCACCTTTAACAACGCATCTGACATGCTGCGCAAGCGAATCTGCTTCACTGGAACACAAAATGAAGAAGCAGCCTCCCAAATTGTACCGGTTGGCGTTATTGTGCCAGATAAAGGCGAAAGCAATATGAAAATCGTTATAGTGCCGCTGGACTTAGTGAATCAGGATAGCGACAGCTTAAAGAACACGCTGACTGTCATCAATGAGCTGCGTAAACATGCCAATGAGATAGACTTATTTACTAACACCATAATCGAAGACTATCGCAAGGATCAGTTGAATAACCAGACTTCCGACattaacaataacagcaatatAGTTGAAGAAAAGGCACCTGTTATGGAGGAACTAGAACAGATTGCTAAAGCGGATGACATTCATCTATGGGACACATACACTACCAAGGAAGTGGATGTCGTGGCCTCCTCTGCACCCGAGATAAGCGCACCCGAACTGGAATTACAGGCCGCAGTAGCATCGCTGGCCACCGATTTAGCTGCCTCTACCCAAGCAGATGTGGCGCCCATGACTCCCTCGCCATTCACACCAAGCTTGCCAAACGCACCGCCGACGCTTCCAATTAATCCGAACACAGTGCCCATCACAACGCCACAGACGCAACCCGGTGCCATGCCCTTGGCTGATCCAATTGAAACACAAATTTCAGCCCAACCGCAAAACGAGGACGTTCCACCAGAGGCTGAGATTCAGCAGATAACCATAGATGTTCCGCAACAGCTGGGCGAACATTTGGCTGATATGGCCATTGCGTCGATGCAGCTGTCATTCGAGATGAATATGACGAATGTGCGGGATGCAATCCTCTATGGCGATGAATTAATCATGAAGGACGGTCCAAAGTTGGACAACGAGCCGATGGTTTTCTTGGAAACCAATGTCAAGGTGGATCCTGCGAATGAACCACAATTTACAGTTCCCCTTCACTTTAATGCCTTGATTAAGGGTACCGTCGATATCGATGCCGATCGCCTCAATCCCGAACAATTGACACAAGAGAACCTACCTAATTACAACGACGCAGTTACCTCGATAGCTGCCAACATTTGCAGCACTGCCTTACAACAAGGCTTTGCCTCCGAGCTGACTTCAAAGCCCACTGCCCAAGCTAATCATGATCCTCACAAATCACACGCTCAGGCCCGCATGGCATTGAAGCGTCATCAGGCCCAGAAGCACATGAAAATGGATCACAAACGTCCGAAAGTCGAGTACAACAGTCCTAAAGCAGCTTTGCCCAACACTCTTCCCCAGGAAAGCTTAGCGGCAGCTGTACCAATGCCATTAAGTCCATCTCTAAAAGACGGATGCAAGCACCcgattattaaaaaaaagaagaagtgCCCCAAGCCATGCAAACTACCAGACCCCTGTAAAGAAGACAAGTGTAATCGTCCGCAAAAGCACCGAAAATCAAAGAGTGAAGATAAGGTTGAAATAACGGCTAGTTCTGGTAAGAAGGGTGGTAAGGATCCCTGTGCCAAGGGTAGCGGCGGTAAGGGAAAGGATGCCAAAAGCGGCAAGGATGGCAAGGGTGGTAAGGACGGCAAGAAGGATCCTTGCGCCAAGTTTAAAAAGGGAAAGGATGGGAAGAGTGGAAAAGATGGTAAAAAAGATCCCTGCGCCAAGGGCGGCAAGGACGCTAAAAGTGCCAAGAAAggagaaaaaggaaaagatgGCAAGGACAAAAAGGATCCTTGTGCCAAGTTTAAGAAAGGAAAAGATGGTAAGGACGCAAAGAGTAAAAAGGGAGGAAAAGACGGTAAGGACAAGAAGGATCCCTGCGCAAAGTTCAAGAAAGGAAAAGATGGTAAGGACGCAAAGAGTAAAAAGGGAGGAAAAGACGGTAAGGACAAGAAAGATCCCTGTGCCAAGTTCAAGAAAGGAAAGGGCGGTAAGGACGCAAAGAGTAAAAAGGGAGGAAAAGACGGGAAGGACAAGAAAGATCCCTGTGCCAAGTTCAAGAAAGGAAAAGATGGTAAGGACGCAAAGAGTAAAAAGGGAGGAAAGG ACGGGAAGGACAAGAAAGATCCCTGTGCCAAGTTCAAGAAAGGAAAGGGCGGTAAGGACGCAAAGAGTAAAAAGGGAGGAAAAGACGGGAAGGACAAGAAAGATCCCTGTGCCAAGTTCAAGAAAGGAAAGGGCGGTAAGGACGCAAAGAGTAAAAAGGGAGGAAAAGACGGGAAGGACAAGAAAGATCCCTGTGCCAAGTTCAAGAAAGGAAAGGGCGGTAAGGACGCAAAGAGTAAAAAGGGAGGTAAAGacggaaaaggaaaaaaggaTCCCTGCAAGAAAAAGTTTTCCACTTGCACAAGTCCTTTATCACAGTTGAATCAGTCGAAGTCCTTGTGGCATCCGAAACGCAGATTATCCACATCTCGCCGAACCCAAAGCTTAAAGCCTGCACGTTTCACTGTGTACTCGACTCTTGTGCGCCGTCATTATGCAGGCTTGCAGATGAGTGCGTGGTTGCCTCGTACTCAATTTAGTCGGACATATGGAAAAAAAGATGAGggtcaaaaatcaaaatgtgcTGCTCTTCAAAGCAAACAACCAAAACGTAAGCATAAAAAGGCACGGACTGGTCTTCGGACAGATTGTTATGGACAGCATTCAGATGAGTGTCCAAAAAAGTTTGTAGCGAAATGCTCTACCGTGAAATTCCCCAAAAAGAAATGTGAAAATCCAAAGAGTAAATCCAAACCTCCAATGGCCAAAATGCAGAAGCCCAAGAAGAAACTTCCTAACGTATGTAAGCATGCAAATCCTCGTCAAG AAAGAAATAAGCTCTTAAAATCGGGCTTATGTAGTTTAAACCAGATGCGTATGCAAAGTTATTCGTTACTTAGCATAAAACGGTTTGTCTCTCAAGCGGCCACAGAAAATTGCATGCcccaagaagaagaagcttcCTCCGGATCTGTTGAGGTCGTCAAAATTCCAGTGTCGTACCACATACGCAAAGAGCACAAAGAGCGTCCGAATCTCAAAAAATATG ATGTTCTAATCCGTACCGCCTCGATTGCTTTAACCGGCTCAGATATTCATGTCTATGAGAACGCGAACCGTGATATAGAAGGCATAACATTGGGACACGATGCCACTGGTTTTGTAGAAGAAATCGGTAGTTGTGTGCAAAATCTGCATGTAGGCGATCGTGTAGTCATGGAGGCGGCGCTGTCATGCGGTATTTGTGATTATTGCAAGAATGGTCAATACAACATTTGCACGGATTTGGTTTACAATGGCTTTATGGCCAGTCATCAATCGCATCCCGCCGATCTGTGCCACCGCTTACCAAACTCCATTAGCATGGAGGAGGGCACACTCACCCAAACGCTGGCCATGGGGTGTCAGGCGTGCTTCAAGGCAAACATAACACCCACCAGCAATGTACTGATCATTGGCTCAACTCCCACTGGGGTGTCGACAGCAATGTGTGCTGCCGCAATTGGTGCTAAGAGGGTGATAGTTGCTGGGACAATGGCCTCTGCGCTACAAACAATTAATCGGGTATTTGGCTTCGCTACGATACACTTCGAGCCGAACGCTTTGTTTGGCGAGGTTCTCGagacaatatacaaaaatttcgACGGTTGGCCGAACTGTGCCATTAACTGCGCCGTGGCTCCTATGACTATGAATCTGGCTGTAATGGCGTTGCAGCCATGCGGCGTGTGTGTGCTCTctgaatgtgagtgtgagtgtgccaGTTTCAATGCTCTTGATGTTCTCATGAAAAACATACGAATTATTCCAAGCTTTCGATCCGCCAACAT GTATCCAACGGCATTAACGCTTATGAAATCGGGACGCGCGCCGATGCACAAATTCATTGCCAAAACATTTACATGGAGCGAACTCGATGAGGCCTTCAAATCGGCACTGCACGAGTCCAATATTGGTCCCCGCAAAATTATCGTTAACAGCACGGAGGGAATTAACATTGGGgacttgttaaaaaaaaagttaaatgcGAATGTAGCTGATAATACTAAAGTGGCCTGTGataaataa